Proteins encoded in a region of the Marinococcus sp. PL1-022 genome:
- a CDS encoding AAA family ATPase, whose product MNEREALQRVIENVQQVVVGKKAEIELSLTALLARGHILLEDVPGVGKTMMVRAIAKSIGASFKRIQFTPDLLPSDVTGVSIYNQRTMEFEFRPGPLMGNVLLADEINRTSPKTQSALLEALEEKSVTVDGETRNLERLFFVMATQNPVEYGGTYPLPEAQLDRFLFKLRLGYPTEEQEIEVLERVEFTHPIDDLSSVMSLADVLRAQELVKNVHVDHSVKQYIVSIVRESRNHRDIYLGVSPRGSIALMKVSQAYAFVRGRDYVTPDDVKYLAPFVMGHRLILQTDQQMADKDGETVVRDILSSVRVPASDSDSAVRP is encoded by the coding sequence GTGAACGAACGTGAAGCGTTGCAGCGTGTCATCGAAAACGTGCAGCAGGTCGTGGTCGGAAAAAAAGCTGAAATTGAATTAAGCCTGACAGCGCTTCTGGCCCGCGGGCATATCCTGCTTGAAGATGTGCCCGGGGTGGGGAAGACGATGATGGTGCGGGCAATTGCCAAATCGATTGGCGCGAGTTTTAAACGAATACAATTCACGCCGGATCTTCTCCCATCAGATGTAACAGGTGTGTCTATATATAATCAGCGGACGATGGAGTTTGAATTCCGGCCCGGCCCGTTAATGGGAAACGTTCTGCTCGCAGACGAGATTAATCGTACTTCCCCGAAAACGCAGTCAGCCCTTCTTGAAGCGCTGGAGGAAAAAAGTGTTACAGTGGACGGCGAAACGAGAAACCTCGAACGTTTATTTTTTGTGATGGCCACACAGAATCCGGTAGAGTACGGGGGAACGTATCCTCTGCCGGAAGCACAGCTCGATCGCTTCCTGTTTAAGCTCCGGCTCGGCTATCCTACAGAAGAGCAGGAAATAGAAGTGCTCGAGCGTGTGGAATTCACGCATCCGATTGATGATCTTTCATCCGTAATGAGTCTCGCAGACGTCCTGAGGGCTCAGGAACTCGTGAAAAACGTGCACGTGGACCATTCAGTGAAGCAGTACATTGTTTCCATTGTGCGGGAGAGCAGAAATCACCGCGATATTTATCTTGGCGTAAGTCCAAGGGGATCAATTGCGCTGATGAAGGTATCGCAGGCATATGCTTTTGTGAGAGGAAGAGACTACGTAACCCCGGATGATGTGAAGTACCTTGCGCCGTTTGTTATGGGGCACCGCCTTATTCTGCAGACAGACCAGCAGATGGCGGATAAAGACGGAGAGACCGTGGTGCGGGACATCTTATCGAGCGTCCGTGTACCGGCATCGGACAGTGATTCGGCGGTACGCCCATGA
- a CDS encoding YitT family protein encodes MINITNILQVLAGCLLAAFGITLLQHADLVTGGTAGLALGLTYVLPLSFSAVFFIINLPFYVFSVVHMGWKFTLNTIAAVSLLSALTSLDYFLPAFSIHPAAGAIFGGVSIGAGISILFMNNTSLGGANILALFLQRRLQWNPGKVNLSFDVMAVAVGLASVGLIAVAYSTLSIIATAFVISVAKGKIAASRPVPKAKPRSSRQGALIEK; translated from the coding sequence TTGATAAACATAACCAATATACTACAAGTCCTGGCCGGATGTTTGTTAGCTGCCTTTGGCATTACTCTGCTCCAGCACGCTGATTTAGTCACCGGAGGCACTGCGGGCCTGGCGCTCGGTTTAACATATGTCCTGCCGCTGTCTTTTTCCGCCGTCTTCTTTATAATCAACCTGCCTTTTTATGTGTTCTCTGTGGTGCATATGGGATGGAAATTCACGCTGAATACGATCGCCGCAGTATCTTTGCTTTCTGCACTGACAAGCCTGGATTACTTTCTTCCTGCTTTCAGCATCCATCCGGCTGCTGGTGCCATTTTCGGCGGGGTCAGTATAGGAGCCGGCATATCGATTTTATTTATGAACAACACCTCGCTCGGCGGAGCTAATATTCTGGCGTTGTTCCTCCAGCGACGGCTCCAGTGGAACCCGGGCAAAGTCAATTTATCCTTTGATGTAATGGCGGTGGCTGTCGGACTCGCTTCTGTCGGCTTAATCGCAGTAGCTTATTCCACACTCTCCATTATTGCTACTGCTTTTGTAATCAGCGTAGCTAAAGGGAAAATTGCCGCTTCAAGGCCCGTTCCGAAAGCGAAGCCACGTTCTTCGCGCCAGGGAGCACTAATCGAAAAATAA
- a CDS encoding DUF58 domain-containing protein: MSRFLKIGRKVMQLAAVLAALAVLFIYAMFQGGFVSWFLFYSVTTLAVIQLLLLIYPLRSLKAERRLSADMLSFNGHAEAVVTLKKRIPLPLMYVKIRDHQPYGLRDWETSAEALIFPFFQREASYSYSLRGRRRGKHTIGYLRVRAGDLFGFVEKDYDILVSSMVVVLPRMRKLANWNTAADNSSEAVSLSQRIQNESVNVAGVRDYTPGDRMANIDWKVTARAGKLVTKEFEAEKGEGYFLLLETAADIAPESFETAVEFAASLTEYAYQMKMPIGYGVTASGQPLQHPGTSKEHFQRIYQGLAYVELNTDTEASPFLRQAPGPEALIYVTPVLPDIRIKELKQWAGQKRSVIVALLPDESGLSHHKGVEALRHTNIHIYYVQPGEAGFEVL, from the coding sequence ATGAGTCGGTTTTTAAAAATCGGAAGAAAAGTAATGCAGCTGGCAGCTGTTCTGGCTGCATTAGCTGTATTATTTATTTACGCTATGTTTCAAGGGGGGTTTGTCAGCTGGTTTTTGTTTTACAGTGTGACGACCCTCGCGGTTATACAATTATTATTACTAATCTATCCGCTTCGTTCTTTAAAGGCTGAACGCAGACTGAGTGCTGATATGCTTTCCTTTAACGGTCATGCTGAAGCTGTAGTCACATTAAAAAAAAGAATTCCGCTTCCACTGATGTACGTAAAGATCCGGGATCATCAGCCTTACGGGCTCAGGGATTGGGAAACGTCGGCAGAAGCGTTGATTTTCCCTTTTTTTCAGAGGGAGGCGTCCTATTCCTACAGCCTTAGGGGCAGAAGACGGGGTAAGCATACCATTGGTTATCTCCGCGTCCGTGCCGGCGATCTGTTTGGCTTTGTGGAAAAAGATTACGATATTTTGGTTTCTTCTATGGTGGTAGTACTTCCAAGAATGAGAAAGTTAGCGAACTGGAATACGGCGGCAGACAACTCCTCGGAGGCAGTCTCACTGTCGCAGCGGATACAAAATGAATCTGTTAATGTCGCAGGGGTGAGGGATTATACCCCCGGGGACCGGATGGCAAATATTGACTGGAAGGTGACGGCCCGGGCTGGAAAGCTTGTGACAAAAGAATTTGAAGCTGAAAAGGGAGAAGGCTATTTTTTGCTGCTTGAAACCGCAGCTGATATAGCACCCGAATCATTTGAAACCGCGGTGGAATTTGCTGCTTCTTTAACGGAGTATGCCTATCAGATGAAAATGCCTATCGGTTACGGAGTCACTGCTTCCGGGCAGCCTCTGCAGCATCCCGGAACCTCCAAAGAGCATTTTCAGCGTATTTATCAGGGTCTGGCGTACGTGGAATTGAATACAGATACGGAGGCTTCGCCGTTTTTACGTCAGGCCCCGGGGCCTGAAGCACTGATTTATGTGACTCCGGTGCTTCCGGATATTAGAATTAAAGAATTAAAGCAATGGGCCGGACAGAAACGCTCTGTTATTGTGGCTCTGCTTCCTGATGAGAGTGGGTTGTCCCACCATAAGGGTGTAGAAGCGCTGCGGCATACCAATATTCATATATACTATGTGCAGCCGGGCGAGGCCGGTTTTGAAGTGTTATAG
- a CDS encoding Lrp/AsnC family transcriptional regulator, producing MDHIDIEMLEILQEDGRISVSDLSKKLNLSRPSVSERMMRLQEKGIIDHFSAVVSPEAVGRDTLLMIQVSELKDTIPRFEKMIAEDTRVLECHRVTGEVSYFIKAAVEGMDSLRELVDTLISYGNINTSIVLKSPVERRKILPENREQE from the coding sequence ATGGATCATATTGATATTGAAATGCTCGAGATACTTCAGGAGGACGGAAGAATATCGGTCAGTGATTTATCCAAAAAATTAAATTTAAGCCGTCCAAGCGTTTCAGAGCGAATGATGAGGCTCCAGGAGAAGGGAATTATTGATCACTTCAGTGCGGTGGTTTCTCCGGAAGCCGTGGGCCGGGATACGCTTCTGATGATCCAGGTGAGTGAACTAAAGGACACGATTCCCCGCTTTGAAAAAATGATTGCAGAGGACACGCGGGTACTGGAATGTCACCGGGTAACCGGGGAAGTAAGCTATTTTATTAAAGCAGCGGTAGAAGGGATGGACAGCCTGAGAGAGCTTGTTGATACCCTGATCTCCTATGGGAACATTAATACGTCGATTGTGCTGAAATCGCCGGTGGAGCGAAGAAAAATACTGCCGGAAAACCGGGAGCAGGAATAG
- the guaA gene encoding glutamine-hydrolyzing GMP synthase: MSVGNISETIIVLDFGGQYNQLITRRIRDLGVFSELHPNTISAEKIKELNPAGIIFSGGPNSAYVEGALTCDPAIFDLDIPVLGICYGMQLMTLHYGGKVEKAQHREYGKADIHVQANPVLFEGLPKTQSVWMSHGDLIVEPPEGFTVDATSPSCPVASMSAPEKKMYGVQFHPEVRHTQFGDDMLKNFAYRVCGCSNEWTMANFIDEQVAIIREQVGSRNVLCALSGGVDSSVAAALVHKAIGDQLTCMFIDHGLLRKEEATGVMESLGRGFQMNIVKIDAAKRFLDQLDGVSDPEQKRKIIGNEFIYVFEEEAGKLENVDFLVQGTLYTDVIESGTDTAQTIKSHHNVGGLPEDMKFDLIEPLNTLFKDEVRKLGTELGVPDEIVWRQPFPGPGLGIRVLGEITEQKLEIVRESDYILREEIKNAGLDREIWQYFTALPDMRSVGVMGDSRTYDYTVGIRAVTSIDGMTSDWARIPYDVLEKISTRIVNEVQHVNRVVYDVTSKPPSTIEWE, translated from the coding sequence ATGAGCGTAGGAAATATCAGTGAAACGATTATTGTTCTGGACTTTGGCGGCCAGTATAATCAATTGATTACACGCAGGATCAGAGATCTCGGTGTTTTTAGCGAGCTCCATCCGAACACGATCAGTGCTGAAAAAATTAAAGAATTGAACCCAGCGGGGATTATTTTTTCCGGTGGGCCGAACAGTGCGTATGTCGAAGGCGCACTTACCTGCGATCCAGCTATTTTTGACCTGGATATTCCGGTTTTGGGAATCTGCTATGGAATGCAGCTGATGACACTGCATTACGGCGGAAAAGTGGAAAAAGCCCAGCATCGGGAGTATGGAAAAGCCGATATTCATGTACAGGCGAATCCGGTATTGTTTGAAGGACTGCCGAAAACCCAGAGCGTCTGGATGAGTCATGGCGACTTAATTGTCGAGCCGCCGGAAGGTTTTACGGTCGACGCAACCAGCCCATCATGCCCGGTAGCTTCGATGAGCGCTCCGGAGAAGAAAATGTACGGCGTTCAGTTCCATCCCGAAGTACGCCACACCCAGTTTGGCGATGACATGCTGAAGAACTTTGCTTACCGTGTCTGCGGATGCTCGAATGAATGGACGATGGCCAATTTTATCGATGAGCAGGTGGCAATTATCCGGGAGCAGGTGGGCAGCCGTAACGTACTGTGTGCATTGAGCGGCGGAGTGGACAGCTCGGTGGCTGCAGCGCTCGTTCACAAAGCGATCGGGGATCAGCTTACATGCATGTTTATTGATCATGGCCTGCTGCGTAAAGAGGAGGCGACAGGCGTCATGGAGTCGCTCGGACGCGGGTTTCAGATGAATATTGTGAAAATAGACGCAGCCAAACGCTTCCTCGATCAGCTCGATGGAGTGAGCGATCCGGAACAAAAACGGAAAATTATCGGAAATGAATTTATATACGTGTTTGAAGAAGAGGCAGGAAAGCTTGAAAACGTGGATTTTCTTGTTCAGGGCACGCTGTATACAGACGTCATTGAAAGTGGTACGGATACAGCACAGACGATCAAGTCCCACCACAATGTCGGCGGGCTGCCGGAGGACATGAAATTTGATCTGATTGAGCCTTTAAATACGCTGTTTAAAGACGAAGTCCGCAAGCTCGGAACGGAGCTTGGGGTGCCGGATGAAATCGTATGGCGTCAGCCGTTTCCGGGACCGGGACTGGGTATTCGTGTGCTCGGGGAGATTACGGAGCAGAAGCTCGAAATTGTCCGGGAATCAGATTACATTTTACGCGAAGAAATCAAAAATGCCGGTCTTGACCGTGAAATCTGGCAGTACTTCACGGCGCTTCCGGATATGAGAAGCGTGGGCGTAATGGGAGACAGCCGGACATACGATTATACAGTCGGAATCCGCGCGGTTACTTCGATTGACGGAATGACTTCGGACTGGGCCCGTATTCCATATGACGTTCTCGAAAAAATTTCCACCAGAATCGTTAATGAAGTGCAGCACGTTAACCGTGTAGTGTATGACGTTACATCCAAGCCGCCTTCGACCATTGAATGGGAGTAG
- a CDS encoding VOC family protein → MTNVIDPTVSVGPVQLRVQSISRAAAYYENVLGLRMLGRSSSTAVLGVPSDGAPLVMLREVEGSIAPPRTYAGLYHFAVLLPDRASLGAFIRHLHSTGEQYGASDHSVSEALYLTDPDGNGIEVYRDRPRTEWNCDSNGFIHMTVDPLHEQPLLQEGKNIQWHGVPAGTVMGHVHLHVHDMEEAYRFYVEMLGFDLAADPQKFPAFFVAAGGYHHHIGLNPWAGAKAPKASIRNTGLDMYTILLPSARALEPVAERLNAAGYWFHREEHALYVTDPSGIVVCLTANPPDEVLSSAQMARLTE, encoded by the coding sequence GTGACTAATGTGATTGACCCCACTGTTTCTGTCGGCCCTGTGCAGCTTAGAGTGCAGAGTATCAGCCGGGCTGCTGCCTATTATGAAAATGTCCTCGGCCTCCGGATGCTCGGACGCTCATCCTCCACCGCTGTTCTCGGCGTTCCATCAGACGGCGCCCCTCTCGTCATGCTCCGGGAGGTGGAAGGCTCGATCGCTCCCCCGCGCACGTATGCCGGTCTGTACCACTTTGCTGTTCTTCTTCCGGACCGTGCGTCCCTGGGAGCCTTCATCCGTCATCTGCACAGCACCGGCGAGCAGTACGGAGCGTCCGACCACAGCGTCAGCGAAGCGCTCTATCTGACGGACCCGGACGGAAACGGCATCGAGGTTTACCGCGACCGCCCCCGGACAGAATGGAACTGCGACAGTAACGGTTTCATCCATATGACGGTCGACCCCCTTCATGAACAACCGCTGCTTCAGGAGGGAAAAAATATCCAGTGGCACGGTGTGCCGGCTGGAACCGTGATGGGCCACGTTCATCTTCATGTGCATGACATGGAGGAGGCTTATCGTTTTTATGTAGAGATGCTGGGATTTGACCTGGCCGCCGATCCGCAGAAATTCCCTGCTTTCTTTGTTGCCGCCGGCGGCTATCATCATCACATCGGGCTTAATCCATGGGCCGGAGCCAAGGCTCCTAAAGCCTCCATACGAAACACCGGCCTCGACATGTACACGATTTTGCTTCCTTCTGCCCGAGCTCTCGAACCCGTCGCCGAACGCCTGAACGCAGCCGGCTACTGGTTTCACCGTGAAGAACATGCCCTTTATGTCACCGATCCTTCGGGCATCGTTGTATGCCTTACTGCAAATCCTCCGGATGAAGTCCTGTCCTCTGCTCAAATGGCCCGACTGACCGAATAA
- a CDS encoding NCS2 family permease, whose product MDRFFEFKKNETNYKKESLAGLTTFLAMAYILFVNPSILAEAGMNESAVFVATALAAAIGTLIMGLLARYPIALAPGMGLNAFFTYSVVLTMGIPWELALFGVFCSGMIFIGLTTFGIREKIINAIPEELKYAVSAGIGLFIAFVGLQGAQIVVADESTLVTLGTLTSGPAALAAFGLLVTVILMTLGIRGGIFYGMVITALAGILVGQIQPPGQIVSGVPSIAPTFGAAFTSLADFSWDSSFVIGFIVVVLTFLFVDFFDTAGTLFAVANQAGFVKDNKLPRAGRALVADSSATVIGSILGTSTTTAYIESSAGVAVGGRTGFASIITALLFLAALFFSPLLGVVTSAVTAPALIIVGALMVSSLRLIEWQRLEIAVPAFLTIVSMPLTYSIATGIAMGFIFYPITMVLTGRGKQLNPIMYALFFVFIIFFLFLTP is encoded by the coding sequence ATGGATCGTTTTTTTGAATTTAAAAAGAATGAAACGAACTACAAGAAAGAATCGTTAGCCGGTTTAACGACTTTCCTTGCGATGGCGTATATTTTATTCGTCAACCCCAGTATTTTAGCCGAAGCCGGAATGAATGAGTCCGCCGTGTTTGTAGCGACAGCCCTGGCAGCAGCTATTGGGACACTGATTATGGGGCTGCTTGCCAGGTATCCGATAGCTCTGGCACCGGGGATGGGGCTTAATGCCTTTTTTACATATTCCGTTGTGCTGACAATGGGGATTCCCTGGGAGCTTGCGTTGTTTGGGGTATTCTGCTCCGGGATGATCTTTATCGGTTTAACGACATTTGGTATTAGAGAAAAAATTATTAACGCGATTCCGGAGGAGCTGAAATACGCTGTTTCTGCCGGTATTGGACTGTTTATTGCCTTTGTCGGGCTGCAGGGAGCGCAGATTGTAGTGGCTGATGAGTCTACTCTCGTTACGCTTGGTACACTCACCTCCGGGCCGGCTGCTCTTGCGGCATTTGGTCTGCTTGTTACCGTCATACTGATGACGCTTGGCATCCGGGGAGGTATTTTTTACGGAATGGTGATTACAGCTCTGGCTGGCATATTGGTGGGGCAGATTCAGCCGCCGGGCCAGATTGTCTCCGGGGTGCCTAGTATCGCCCCGACATTTGGGGCTGCTTTCACCTCTCTTGCGGACTTTTCGTGGGATTCAAGCTTTGTTATTGGATTTATCGTAGTAGTGCTTACATTTTTGTTTGTAGACTTTTTTGATACAGCCGGAACTTTGTTTGCAGTAGCCAACCAGGCGGGCTTTGTAAAAGACAACAAACTGCCGCGTGCCGGGCGTGCCCTGGTGGCGGATTCATCGGCCACCGTGATCGGCTCAATTCTGGGAACCTCGACAACGACAGCATATATTGAATCTTCAGCCGGTGTAGCTGTCGGAGGGCGTACCGGGTTTGCATCGATTATTACGGCGCTGTTGTTTCTTGCCGCTTTGTTTTTCTCGCCGCTTCTCGGCGTGGTGACAAGCGCTGTAACGGCGCCGGCTCTAATTATTGTAGGGGCATTGATGGTATCGTCGCTGCGCTTAATTGAGTGGCAGCGTCTCGAAATTGCGGTGCCGGCCTTTTTAACGATTGTATCAATGCCGCTCACCTACAGTATCGCGACCGGTATTGCGATGGGTTTTATCTTCTATCCGATCACGATGGTGCTCACTGGAAGAGGAAAGCAGCTGAACCCGATTATGTACGCGTTGTTTTTTGTGTTTATCATCTTTTTCTTATTTTTAACACCGTAG
- a CDS encoding DUF3488 and DUF4129 domain-containing transglutaminase family protein, which yields MIKPEHTWKKLIVYILGYLLLAEWLLPLPAATGTGSVTVFMAVSAAFFIVIYLRPPWWAIIGSVLLTILIGINIVFYEESLLQLNWLITLGAEVQTNVGYIISGQWYALTDMFRSVLFMLLLAIMSYLIYFWVVQSRRILFFLTFTVIYIGVMDTFFEYDGMFAIIRTFVIGFLLLGLLQWERIVSQTEDRQAQRKVFIRWTLVMAAFLITAGGVGVLAPKSEPRWPDPVPFLTWGESSTGSSQGVQKIGYDNTDERLGGGFQMSDMPVFTASGDINGYWRGEAKNVYTGLGWEIDAPDETSSEAGLYNESIETEEQEVNIEMAETQEFDFAFYPGSFLSIEEDIETSVDAWTTQVEFEAGGESASLTNYTVAYETADFPVEQMSAVTDNSEDPEEITEYFTQLPDDLPGEIQELAEELTADDDNRYAKARAVERYLRGPNFSYQTTNIPAPLEGGDYVSQFLFESRTGYCDNYSTSMAVLLRTLDIPTRWVKGFTEGDQAPGNENQVEVTNENAHSWVEVYFPEVGWVPFEPTKGFSSEFNYTYENNEASEEAPEIEEEETEEEEAAPEEEEAAPETGEEGEQEQEDSSGGAVIDWRLPLWPFFAAVVILPAAGWLFRRKLLASYLLFKYRHMHSDEEFQNAYQALLRLLQTARVKRNAGETLREFAVRVNDIYGSGEMEHLTEKYERLYYGRKTGNEAGPEAVAAWKQLVKKVRS from the coding sequence TTGATTAAACCGGAGCATACCTGGAAAAAATTGATTGTTTATATTCTTGGTTATTTGCTGCTGGCAGAATGGCTGCTGCCCCTGCCGGCAGCTACCGGGACAGGATCAGTGACCGTATTTATGGCTGTCTCTGCCGCCTTTTTTATCGTCATTTATCTGCGGCCGCCCTGGTGGGCGATAATCGGCAGTGTGCTGCTGACTATACTAATAGGTATAAATATTGTATTTTATGAGGAATCGCTGCTGCAGCTGAATTGGCTGATTACTCTGGGGGCGGAAGTGCAGACGAATGTTGGTTATATTATCAGCGGCCAGTGGTACGCTCTGACAGATATGTTCCGCAGTGTGTTATTTATGCTTCTGCTTGCTATTATGAGTTATTTGATTTATTTCTGGGTGGTACAGTCCCGCCGGATTTTATTTTTCCTGACATTTACGGTTATTTATATTGGCGTAATGGATACTTTTTTCGAATACGATGGAATGTTTGCGATTATCCGTACGTTTGTTATAGGATTTTTGCTTTTAGGACTGCTTCAGTGGGAACGTATTGTATCGCAGACGGAGGACAGGCAGGCTCAGAGGAAGGTTTTTATACGGTGGACGCTGGTCATGGCTGCTTTTTTAATTACCGCCGGAGGCGTTGGAGTGCTTGCCCCCAAAAGTGAACCACGGTGGCCTGATCCCGTTCCATTTTTAACGTGGGGAGAGAGCAGCACCGGGAGCAGTCAGGGTGTGCAGAAGATTGGCTATGACAATACTGATGAACGCCTTGGCGGAGGATTTCAAATGAGTGATATGCCGGTATTTACTGCATCCGGCGATATTAACGGCTACTGGCGGGGCGAGGCTAAAAATGTATACACCGGTCTTGGGTGGGAAATAGACGCCCCTGATGAGACGTCTTCTGAAGCCGGCTTATATAATGAAAGTATCGAGACGGAAGAACAGGAAGTAAACATTGAAATGGCAGAAACCCAGGAGTTTGATTTTGCCTTTTATCCAGGTTCGTTTCTTTCTATTGAAGAAGACATAGAAACATCAGTGGACGCCTGGACCACCCAGGTGGAGTTTGAGGCTGGCGGAGAGTCGGCGTCGTTAACTAATTACACGGTGGCGTATGAAACAGCAGATTTTCCCGTAGAGCAGATGAGTGCTGTTACTGATAATTCAGAAGATCCGGAGGAGATCACGGAATACTTCACACAGCTTCCCGACGATCTTCCTGGAGAAATTCAGGAGCTTGCCGAAGAGCTTACAGCAGATGACGATAACCGCTATGCAAAAGCCAGAGCCGTGGAAAGGTATTTGCGCGGTCCGAATTTCTCCTATCAGACGACCAACATTCCGGCTCCGTTGGAGGGCGGAGATTATGTCAGCCAGTTTCTGTTTGAATCACGAACCGGCTACTGTGATAATTATTCGACTTCAATGGCGGTGCTGCTCCGCACGCTTGATATACCGACGCGCTGGGTCAAAGGGTTCACAGAAGGCGACCAGGCGCCGGGGAATGAAAATCAGGTGGAGGTCACAAATGAAAATGCGCATTCCTGGGTAGAGGTGTATTTTCCCGAAGTAGGCTGGGTGCCGTTTGAACCGACGAAGGGTTTTTCTTCAGAGTTTAATTACACGTATGAAAATAATGAAGCCTCAGAAGAAGCACCCGAAATTGAAGAAGAGGAAACGGAGGAAGAGGAGGCCGCCCCTGAAGAAGAGGAAGCGGCTCCTGAAACTGGGGAAGAGGGCGAACAAGAACAGGAGGATTCCTCTGGCGGCGCCGTCATTGACTGGAGGCTTCCGCTGTGGCCTTTTTTTGCAGCGGTAGTTATCCTCCCAGCAGCCGGATGGCTTTTCCGGAGGAAGCTGCTGGCCAGCTATCTTCTTTTCAAATACCGGCACATGCATTCTGATGAAGAGTTTCAAAATGCTTACCAGGCGCTGCTGCGGTTGCTGCAGACAGCACGTGTAAAACGGAACGCCGGGGAAACGCTGCGGGAATTTGCCGTGCGGGTGAATGACATCTACGGAAGCGGTGAGATGGAGCATCTGACAGAGAAATATGAACGTCTGTATTACGGACGTAAGACCGGGAACGAAGCCGGTCCGGAAGCAGTTGCGGCATGGAAACAGCTGGTAAAGAAAGTCCGTTCTTGA
- a CDS encoding Fic/DOC family protein — MSESYYTYGDSGVLINKMNFREKAKAEKIEQIITTYRLQQMMTAKKVLGSFDEEHIRRIHRRLFSDVYAWAGEFRTVDLAKGQTSFLPAAFIDRGLRHLRDSVQAINKMTYRDREAFAEALAPVYNDLNHIHPFREGNGRTQREFVRQIAWHHGFDMKYTPLQQEKLFEASVADDEKKAAAALTEGLTES, encoded by the coding sequence ATGAGCGAATCCTATTACACGTATGGAGACAGCGGAGTGCTTATAAACAAAATGAATTTTCGGGAAAAAGCCAAAGCGGAAAAAATCGAACAGATTATTACAACGTACCGCCTGCAGCAGATGATGACAGCAAAAAAGGTGCTTGGCTCCTTTGATGAAGAGCATATACGGCGTATTCACCGGCGGCTGTTTTCTGATGTATACGCCTGGGCCGGAGAGTTTCGGACGGTAGACCTTGCTAAAGGACAGACATCTTTTCTGCCTGCAGCGTTTATCGACAGAGGACTGCGTCACCTAAGAGACTCTGTGCAGGCAATAAATAAAATGACGTACAGGGACAGGGAAGCTTTTGCCGAAGCCCTTGCCCCGGTCTACAATGACCTTAATCATATTCATCCGTTCCGGGAAGGAAACGGCCGAACGCAGCGGGAATTCGTCCGGCAAATCGCCTGGCACCACGGCTTTGACATGAAGTATACCCCGCTCCAGCAGGAAAAGCTGTTTGAAGCCTCTGTGGCTGATGATGAAAAGAAAGCAGCCGCAGCACTGACGGAGGGTTTGACGGAAAGCTGA